In the Sulfobacillus thermosulfidooxidans DSM 9293 genome, TTGCATGGACTCGATGCCGTGGTCTTTCGTCTAGCCAATGTTTACGGTCCGAGACAACGTACGCAAGGCGAAGGGGGCGTTGTGGCAGTCTTTTGTGAAGCCATGGCACAAAACCGCGTTCTGGAAATTCATGGGGATGGACAGCAAACCAGGGATTTTATCTATGTCGAGGATGTAGCACGGGCCTTTTTGCACCGGCTAGAGAATCCTGGACCCAAAACCGTCTATAACGTGAGTACCGAAACGCGTACCTCCGTGTATAATCTGTTTCTGGCCCTGGCTAAAGTCGCAGGAAAACCGCAAGATGGTTATCGATTGGCGCCGGTCCGGCTTGGGGATATCCATGATAGCGTGTTGTCCCAAGAAAAGGCAAAAGCTTGGGGATTCGTTCCGAAGACGTCGTTGGAGGACGGCTTAGCGTTAACGTGGCAATATTTCTTAAACCAGGAGCTTAAGCCCTAATGCGCGTATTATGGGTTCTTTCCTCATTGGAAGGAACAGAAGGAACCATGATCGCGGCCATAGTGGCGTCGACTCTTTTACAACAGGGATTGGCCCTTGATATTTTGCCATTAAATCCTCTACCACCGCACACGGGTCCCTATCCTTTCCCGGAAAACGTGGAAATCCTTGACTGTCCTTCGGTTAACCGCTTGAGTGGCGTTGCGCCATTGACCAAAGGATTGACAAAATTGAAAGGATTGTTCCGCCGTCTTTACAGCTATTATGACCGGATAATTTTGGATCAAAATCTGGATTTCGAACTTAAGG is a window encoding:
- a CDS encoding NAD-dependent epimerase/dehydratase family protein; translated protein: MHLLITGGAGFIGSHLCEKALEYGHRVTVVDNLSQGLRENIPEGARFVYGDILQPEMWLNKIGPVDIVIHLAAQISVPASEVDPLTDLRLNLEGTLRMLMAAQALGATQFRTASSAAVYGDVPHLPLREDGPVHPIAFYGWSKYTAEQYVFHFAKLHGLDAVVFRLANVYGPRQRTQGEGGVVAVFCEAMAQNRVLEIHGDGQQTRDFIYVEDVARAFLHRLENPGPKTVYNVSTETRTSVYNLFLALAKVAGKPQDGYRLAPVRLGDIHDSVLSQEKAKAWGFVPKTSLEDGLALTWQYFLNQELKP